In Paramormyrops kingsleyae isolate MSU_618 chromosome 11, PKINGS_0.4, whole genome shotgun sequence, the genomic window TGCATGCATATTACATTTGTCCATATAAACTGATAGTTGCAGTCAGcacatgcatacagcagtgatacTGCACCAGACCAGCACAGGGCAGATGTCTTCTTGGTCTGGATGGAGCCTATGCATGAATTTGTACACCAGAATATGTCCTTTTGCTTCTTTAATTTATGGGTACCTCTGTTCCTCCTCACACAGCTGCATATCAGACAGCCATAACTACTTCTACTATTTCGTCTTTAACCTCTgctcagtgctgccacctaccttttatttatttatatatatatatatatatatatatatatatatatatatatatatatatatatatatatatatatatatatatatatatatatatatatatatatatatatatatatataaaaatctcAGTATGAGAACCAGCTTAACTTCAACATAGCCGACTCTAATACTGAGGTGATCCTGAAgtgcctgattatctgtatatATAGGGTTATCTGTATATATAGGGTTATCTGTATATATAGGGTTATCTGTATATGTaggattgggcacccctgtgcTATAGTGATGCTGCCTGAAACTCCTCCCCGTGTCTTTTGCACAGCTATAAAAACTACACATTGGTTACTGTGTGTGGGAACCTACAGGAAGCCCATCTGGGTGGAGTGCCTGGAACATTCCAGCTGGTACACAGCTACCTAAACATCAAGCTGCCCACGCCACCGCCGGGCCTGCAGGTGAGGCTAGGCCCCATCAGCACAGTGCGACGCCTGAAGCACAGACGCTGTGGGGCCAGTGATTAATGAAGCTTATGGGAGCGGTGCGTGGTCCTGTGGGTTATGAACCTGTGCCCATGATCGGTCAGTTGTCAGTTCGAATCCCATGGCCGACAGTGATCCTATTACCATTGCGCCCTTGAAGGCCCTTAATCGCTGAAACTGCTCCAGTGGTGCTGGAGAGATGGCCAGCCATGTTCTCTGACACCGAGCTTTTCTCTCACTTTTGTGTGTCCCATAGACATAAGATCCCATATGGGAAAACAAAGAATTCCTTTATACTTGTATAAATGACAACTTCTGTTAATTTCATTGCTGAATTCCCATCATTCAGTGTGTTTTTAAGTGGGAGTAGAAAGGCATTAGGTGGCATTAGTCATTAAGAGACTGTGTTCTCGAGTAGGACGGGGAGGTGGAGGGCCACCCTGTGTGGGCACTCATCTACTACTGCCTGCGCTGTGGGGACCTGGCGGCAGCCATGAAGGTGGTGAATCGCGCCCAGCACCAGCTCGGAGAGTTCAAGCATTGGTTTCAGGAATACATGAACAGCCCGGACCGCCGGTGAGCTGGAGGTCCCTCTTGACCTGGCATGTGCGCGCGCACACAAAGATACACACAGCATGGGTTACGTTTCTTTGTTTAGAATGCTGTGTAACTGGGTGGAGGGTGGTGGCCGTCGGGGGAATATATCACACACACGCTTCACATTCAGTTTGTTTCCTCGAAAGGAATGTCTGGGTTGAAGGTAACTGCTGAAAGAGTTGAGTcagaatacatttttttctttcctttttttttttttttaaaaactgaatGGTAACTAGTGCTCTCATGTATTTCTGTGGTGCTCCAGATTAGCCCCACCCGCAGAGAATAAGCTCCGCCTCCACTACCGCCGTGTGCTGAGGAACTGTGCTGACCCCTACAAGCGGGCTGTGTACTGTCTGTTAGGGAAGTGTGACATCACAGACAATCACAGCGAGGTTGCTGACAAGACCGAGGACTACCTGTGGCTGAAGGTGAGTTTCGGTGGGTCGGTGAGTGATGAAAGGCCACTCTTCAGTGTATGTGAAGTCGTTGAGATGAAAGTGCTGCACTGTGCAGACTCTGTCTTGCATCCCTGTGTGCAGCTTAACCAGGTGTGTTTTGAGGACGACGGAGGCTCCTCCCCTCAGGACAGGCTGACCTTGACCCAGCTGCAGAAACAGCTACTAGAAGATTATGGTGAGTCTCATCACTTCCTGGAGATTGATCTTGGCCTGGATGCCAGCATGGTCCAGTTAAGTTTCCACTTGGAACTGCTGCTTCTGGCTGTTCTGCTGCCTGAATGCATGTGGtgtgccgctctctccctctcacataGGTGAATCCCACTTCTCTGCCAGCCAGCAGCCGTTCCTCTATTTCCAAGTGCTCTTCCTAACTGCGCAGTTTGAGGCAGCTGTGGCCTTCCTGTTCCGCATCGAGCGTCTGCGCAGCCACGCTGTCCACGTGGCTCTGGTCTTGCATGAGCAGCGCCTGCTTCTCAAGGCATCTGGCCAAAGTGCCCAGCTCcgtgagtgccccccccccccgctccccacGTGCCCTCACAGGTGATGTGTATTCGTGTTGCCCTGGACCCGATTCCATTCCGGTTCATCTCTCCCGGCTCAGTGAGCCAGGAGCCCGGTGACCCACCCATGATGCGTCGGCTGAACTTCATCCGGCTGCTGATGCTGTACACGCGCAAGTTTGAGTCCACTGACCCGCGGGAGGCGCTGCAGTACTTCTACTTCCTGCGGTATGAGTGCCGGGACTTTATGCGCTTCCCTCACTGCTGGGGGGTCTGTGAGATCTGATTATACGTTCCACCATTTGTGGAAAATACAGCTCTGTTCTGTTTGGCCCACAGGAATGAGAAGGACAGCCAAGGGGAGAACATGTTCATGCGGTGTGTCAGCGAGCTGGTGATTGAAAGTCGGGAGGTGTGTGTCTGGCACGGAAATTTAAAGCGCATGCAAATATTAATGTGCTTGGAATCctaatctctctctctatgCAGTTTGACATGCTGCTGGGCAGACTGGAGAAAGATGGAACCCGAAAGGTAGACTGTACAAGGGACTTGTATTTGGTGGGTTCTGTGGCTGACGATGCTTCTTCTCATCTTGATCATTCTTCACTATTCCTCCAGCCAGGTGTGATTGACAAGTTTGCAGGAGACACCCGAGCGATCATCAGTAAGGTGGCTTTGGAGGCAGAGAACAAGGGTCTGTTTGAGGAAGCAGTTAAGCTATATGAACTGGCCAAGGTGAGCTCAGCCAGGGGACACGCCTGTCCCGAAGGATCCGGCACCACACCAGTCTTCTGACCACCACCTGTCTGTTGGTGTCTCCCGTCTCTGCAGAACCCAGACAAGGTTCTGGAGCTGATGAACAAATTGCTCAGTCCTGTAATCGCCCAGGTCAGCGCACCGCAGTCCAACAAAGAGAGGCTGAAAAACATGGCCCTTGCTATCGCAGACCGGTAAGATCGAGTTCACCGGATCGCCATGCAGTTTTGTTTGACAGGGTCTGTGGCTGTGGACAGACAGAAGCTGAACAGGAACCAGAATCAAACCCCACTTAATGATTTAAAAAGAACATTTTCATAAAGCAGCACAGAACAGTAAATGAATTGGAGACTTGTTTCATGGTTTCGCAAGTATGGATTGGTTATAAGATtaattttattgatcccagggggaattTCTTGTGCATGCAATAGCAAAGAACATAAAGTGCACATAAGCAAACACAGCGCAGAACCAGAAAACCTGCCAAGACGGTGCATGCAGTGTGGACAAGTAAACTGCAAACAGATTTAAAGAGTACAAAGTGCAAACATAATATCTTGCAAAAGAATATTGAGTAAAATCAAAAGTAAAATATCTAAGGGTGTATGTATAGCTCTAAGCTGACCTCTGTCCTGCAGGTACCGATCCCAGGGCGTGGCAGCAGAGAAGTCCGTGGATAGCACCTTCTATCTGCTTTTGGACCTAACGACGTTTTTTGATGAGTACCATGCCGGCCACATTGACCGAGCTTATGATGTGAGTGGAGGGGGTGGACCGTACCCCGATGGTTAGGAACTGAGAGGCAACCCTGTGAGTAAACGCTTCTGCCCTCTTCCAGGTGATGGAGAGGCTAAAGCTGCTTCCCCTGAGCCAGGACAGCGTTGAGGAAAGGGTGGCTGCTTTCCGTAACTTCAGCGATGAGGTGGGGCTCGATCGCCATTGATTTAAGGCATGCAGTTCTGTATTATTAATAATACATGTACCCAGCATCAGAAGTTAACAGGGGAAAagggcaaaaatggcaagaaatCTCAATGCCCTGAAAAACTGTGATCGAGGGGCAAAATTTGCCCCCAAGATTTCAGGGGGGGCAAAAAAACATATAGTTACATTAAGCCAATGTTTCCAGTCCTCACGCAGGGTGTCTGCGCGGTAGTAAAAGGTAGTAAATGAAATCAGACAAAATTAAGGCCCTTGAAAGgtattaaaaggtagtaaatGGAATTTGACTTGGTAGTAAATTTTTCATCATCCATCTCAATATATTATGAGTTTCCCATTTGTCTACGTGTTTTAACTTCATCtaattaatatattatatacatgCTAGCAGGACCTGAGTCGGAATTAATAGCCTATCAGAGTGACGCTGACGCCATTTCTCCGCCTTTTACCTCAGTTGAGCCAGGGTGATCTAACGTGTTGATATTAGCAGAGCCTCTGAAATTAGCTAGTAGCCACTTGGTGGTGAAATGGGGAAATGTAAGTTTTCTAAAAGTTGGCTTGATAACCCATCATTTAAAGACTGGCTTAAGCCGGTCATGGGGAATGACCGGAAAGCATTCtgcagtacagtggtacctcagttcttgaactcattataactcgaatttcttaaaagtcgaacgaACCAGTTCAAAGAAAAtgtacctagaactcgatctgaatctcagaagtcaaaccgtgaacgccgacctaagataacttgtacgcgcggggaaatgagtcacgtggcatgtctctcagcggaaacaaagggtaacgcttcagtctcagcctcgcattcgctgtgatagcatcatgcatgtttacactaactgaatacatatatttagacagtaaaatacatttagacaatgagacagtaacagtaattataataaagatttcttattttaatattaataataaaccattaatacatttaattataataatattgtcatacccagcggggacggaacggagacaaaggcgcagatgtcagggtatcggggaatacggggtttaattacaggtaaggcaggcaaaacgcagacggacaatatagtgaccggactggggaaacaaactgaaacgcggactaaatgcagaggactaatgacaataTCCAGAAAcactgatcacacagggattccacatggggttaacgagggggcgtgacacacggaaGGAACGGACCATcggagcaggacacattgtttggatacatttattttcttactttacaaattactgttttgataaatgtgcttagatgtttttagtacagtatatgctcttgttttatccagttcattttgtgtttaaatgctaaaaaaaaacatatttcgttgtaatttttttggggccgggaaccaattaattggttttccattatttcttatggggaaaattcgatcacaactcgatccggagttctgaacggattaaattcgagttctgaggtaccactgtatatgcaaAAAAAACTCTGAATGTAACCTGGAACAGCGTTACCGCGATCAAATCTCACCGATAATCCGCCAGTCATCAGCAGCGGATTCGCGTGCGGGGTGAGCAGTTCCCTATTTCATTGTTCGGTGATGCTACACGGACCGGGCAAATGCAAACATAAGGTCAGCTATGAGCACAAACATTACCATCACACCACCTCAGCAGCAAACTAGTGCGACTAGCACCACAGCCgctgcagcagacagacagcagaccTATATTACTGTTACCAACGTCGGCTCTGAGCTGAAGTTCTCTGGTGCCTGAACACTGCAGCTAGGCATCATTCGTACAATTCGAATGAGGGTGTTGGGGAACTATTCGCAAGCATGTTCACTGACTCCTATATAGCAATAAGTTTCGCGTGTGGCAAGGATAAGACTGCATATATCATTCGGTTTGGCATTACGCCACATTTTAAGAAATTACTTATACACAATACAGGTATTGTATATACAGATAAAATTGTTAAATTCTCTTAAGATTTATTCTGAGACATGTTCAAACTTTTATCTCACTTTGCATCAACCAATAAATACCAATGGTTACCACTCATTACAATTCCATGCTCTCTTTGGACAGTTTTTTAATCCACAGTGTAAGTTATTGTTACAAGTTACCTCGTGATGAAATAATTCACTAATttagtctgtgtgtatgagaatgtgtgtctgtcttagtgtgtgtgtgtgtgtgtgtgtgtgtgtgtgtgtcacatgacacataAAATTTTATCAATGTTTATGGCTGTTGTCAAGTGTCATTTGTTTTAAGAAGTGTCAAGTTGACTTTATtaggtggggttaagggttatggttaggataACCCAAGGGCTAGAGTTTAGGTAAGGACAAATGAAACTCAACATGGcactacaaaaaaacaaataatatttaatGACAACACTTAATAAAAACAGTTAAACATTAATTTACCTAATATTTATGATGGGTATGAAGatttacctcccccccccaaaaaaaaaaggtcgcTGCCCGATTGTtgctagtaaaaaaaaaaatattgtggaGGTAGTAAAAAAGATACTAAAAGGTAGTAAATTCAACTGTAGGATTCCTGCATAAACCCTTTCACAGCACACTGGTCAGATCCACATTCTTGTTTTATCCCAGTTCCCAGTACACGTTTAAGGTTTTTAGAGCTCCTGATTGCTTGGGTCAGGTTTTCTGGGAAGcaggataaaacaaaaatgtgtatcTGTCCAGTTCACCCCGAAGACTGGTTTGGGAGACACCGCATTAAgccatatatttttatttttttacactcATACAACACCGTGGTTCACATTACTTACGTACATAACTTTATGTATCATGTAACTGTAACTACATACTATGTAACGTTGTTACCATCCCTGGCAGTGgccaattttattttataatgaaGTCGTTCATCCTCAGACATGTAAGCCAATCTCTCCCAGGGGTGTGACTATGGGTCATGTGTTCATATAACACTTCGCTACCCACCTAtcaacaacttccacagtccccTAGGAATGGATAGTATATCGAATTATCACGATATATCGATACATTTTTCAAATGATATAGGATGACACGGTACCGTTTAACTCGATATACCTTTTATTGTGTGCTTTAACCAATATTTCTTCCTGGTTGTAAACAACGTGAGATCTTCAGTCGTGACattgcacagaatcccagaattcacagtCAGGTGTTGTTGGCTCATttgacctgtgtgtgtctgaccCTGCAGGTACGACACAACCTGTCAGAGGTGCTGCTGGCCACCATGAACATCCTGTTTACACAGTACAAGCGGCTTAAGGGGGCCGCGGCAGGGACTCCAGGTCGACCTCAGCGCTCTGTGGAGGACAGGGATTCAGTGAGTTTATGGGGATGTCGTGCCTTTGTGGTCTGGGAGACAGAGCTTTTATGAATTAAAAGACCATTGCATATACAGCCCTGAAAAACTGAGAACACACTatctgttttttaaataaactgcatttttatatcctgatttaatcctggttctgctggcagaaggctacactgagagACAGGTTACTTCCAGACTCAAAATCTCTAAGACTGCAGTACACAGGAATAAGGTTATGTGGGGGACACTGGGAATGTCCAAGAATAGAGGGTGGAGGCAACTTCCTAACGCCAATGCCTCATGAATTGAAGgttgacatcaagtgaccttcaaaaagaatgggaaacattaagtggtgtgaagtgaaCTGTTAGGACAGTAGATAACGGGCTACTAGACACAGGACTGAAGTTCCTTTTAGCAAAgcagaagcccttcattaatgagaaacggaagaaccaggctgcagttcgcagaaacaaaatgtatattttgcacAGGTGAATACCCATAAATTGACAAatgattgaaaatgaaaatcttgctgtggtctcttaatttttctaGCACTATATAACCAAAGGAGGAAGTGCAAGTGCCCTCTGCACAAGCACTGCAACATCTGGCCTTAATTGTGTTAAAGATCCATAATGTATTATTTCCTCCTGCAACGGTAAATTTGTCACACAGCTCACACTGTATGTGAGCACAGATGCAAAGTTCAGCTTTGACTTTAAAAAGGCATCTTCTCTGCTCCTGTGTATGCAGCAGCTGCGCAGCCAGGCCCGCGTGCTGATCACCTTCGCAGGGATGATTCCGTACCGCATGGCAGGTGACACGAATGCCCGGCTGGTGCAAATGG contains:
- the nup93 gene encoding nuclear pore complex protein Nup93 isoform X1, whose product is MNKVVPEVQGLTGTGRSYRRGAGKMSQSLAHAMDAEGFGELLQQAQQLAAETEAASELPHVARNLQEIQQAGERLRSRTLTRTSQDAADVKASILLGSRGLDIFHISQRLESLSAATTFEPLEPVKDTDIQGFLKNERDNALLSAIEESRRRTFLLAEEYHRESMLVQWEQVKQRVLLTLLGAGEDGLDFSQDLEPSFVSDVGAPGRSALDSVEVAYGRQIYVFNEKLVSGQLQPNLGDLCASVAQGLDDKNVSDMWLMVKQITDVLLVPARDTLKSRLAVDMQVAFTRQALNFLENSYKNYTLVTVCGNLQEAHLGGVPGTFQLVHSYLNIKLPTPPPGLQDGEVEGHPVWALIYYCLRCGDLAAAMKVVNRAQHQLGEFKHWFQEYMNSPDRRLAPPAENKLRLHYRRVLRNCADPYKRAVYCLLGKCDITDNHSEVADKTEDYLWLKLNQVCFEDDGGSSPQDRLTLTQLQKQLLEDYGESHFSASQQPFLYFQVLFLTAQFEAAVAFLFRIERLRSHAVHVALVLHEQRLLLKASGQSAQLLSQEPGDPPMMRRLNFIRLLMLYTRKFESTDPREALQYFYFLRNEKDSQGENMFMRCVSELVIESREFDMLLGRLEKDGTRKPGVIDKFAGDTRAIISKVALEAENKGLFEEAVKLYELAKNPDKVLELMNKLLSPVIAQVSAPQSNKERLKNMALAIADRYRSQGVAAEKSVDSTFYLLLDLTTFFDEYHAGHIDRAYDVMERLKLLPLSQDSVEERVAAFRNFSDEVRHNLSEVLLATMNILFTQYKRLKGAAAGTPGRPQRSVEDRDSQLRSQARVLITFAGMIPYRMAGDTNARLVQMEVLMN
- the nup93 gene encoding nuclear pore complex protein Nup93 isoform X2 produces the protein MNKVVPEVQGLTGTGRSYRRGAGKMSQSLAHAMDAEGFGELLQQAQQLAAETEAASELPHVARNLQEIQQAGERLRSRTLTRTSQDAADVKASILLGSRGLDIFHISQRLESLSAATTFEPLEPVKDTDIQGFLKNERDNALLSAIEESRRRTFLLAEEYHRESMLVQWEQVKQRVLLTLLGAGEDGLDFSQDLEPSFVSDVGAPGRSALDSVEVAYGRQIYVFNEKLVSGQLQPNLGDLCASVAQGLDDKNVSDMWLMVKQITDVLLVPARDTLKSRLAVDMQVAFTRQALNFLENSYKNYTLVTVCGNLQEAHLGGVPGTFQLVHSYLNIKLPTPPPGLQDGEVEGHPVWALIYYCLRCGDLAAAMKVVNRAQHQLGEFKHWFQEYMNSPDRRLAPPAENKLRLHYRRVLRNCADPYKRAVYCLLGKCDITDNHSEVADKTEDYLWLKLNQVCFEDDGGSSPQDRLTLTQLQKQLLEDYGESHFSASQQPFLYFQVLFLTAQFEAAVAFLFRIERLRSHAVHVALVLHEQRLLLKASGQSAQLLSQEPGDPPMMRRLNFIRLLMLYTRKFESTDPREALQYFYFLRNEKDSQGENMFMRCVSELVIESREFDMLLGRLEKDGTRKPGVIDKFAGDTRAIISKVALEAENKGLFEEAVKLYELAKNPDKVLELMNKLLSPVIAQVSAPQSNKERLKNMALAIADRYRSQGVAAEKSVDSTFYLLLDLTTFFDEYHAGHIDRAYDVMERLKLLPLSQDSVEERVAAFRNFSDEVRHNLSEVLLATMNILFTQYKRLKGAAAGTPGRPQRSVEDRDSLRSQARVLITFAGMIPYRMAGDTNARLVQMEVLMN